One Glaciihabitans arcticus DNA window includes the following coding sequences:
- the rpsB gene encoding 30S ribosomal protein S2, which translates to MAVVTIRQLLDSGVHFGHQTRRWNPKMKRFILTERSGSHIIDLQQSLAYIDKTYDYVKDTVAHGGTILFVGTKKQAQGSIAEQALRVGQPYVNQRWLGGLLTNFQTVSKRLARMKELEEVDFDDTTRGYTKKELLIQKRELIKLQKSLGGIRNLTKTPSAVWIVDTKKEHLAIDEAHKLGIPVIAILDTNCDPDEVQFPIPGNDDAIRSVGLLTRIIADAAAEGLVQRHQKPEDGAEVEPLAAWEAELLGQSDEAKAEEPKADEAAPAAETEVVLPTEENDADAVVAEHEAAADETLVPVHVEESDAALEADIEAAATPEEKKPAAKTAAKPAAKK; encoded by the coding sequence ATGGCCGTCGTCACCATTCGCCAGCTGCTCGACAGCGGCGTTCACTTCGGGCACCAGACCCGCCGTTGGAACCCGAAGATGAAGCGCTTCATCCTGACCGAGCGCTCGGGCAGCCACATCATCGACCTGCAGCAGTCGCTTGCCTACATCGACAAGACCTACGACTACGTCAAGGACACCGTTGCGCACGGTGGAACCATCCTCTTCGTCGGAACGAAGAAGCAGGCCCAGGGTTCCATCGCCGAGCAGGCGCTCCGCGTCGGCCAGCCCTATGTCAACCAGCGCTGGCTCGGTGGACTCCTCACCAACTTCCAGACGGTCTCCAAGCGCCTCGCGCGCATGAAGGAGCTCGAGGAGGTCGACTTCGACGACACCACCCGTGGTTACACGAAGAAGGAACTCCTCATCCAGAAGCGTGAACTCATCAAGCTCCAGAAGAGCCTCGGTGGTATCCGCAACCTGACGAAGACCCCCTCCGCCGTATGGATCGTCGACACCAAGAAGGAGCACCTCGCGATCGACGAGGCGCACAAGCTCGGTATCCCCGTCATCGCGATCCTCGACACCAACTGCGACCCGGACGAAGTCCAGTTCCCGATTCCCGGTAACGACGACGCTATCCGTTCCGTCGGCCTGCTGACCCGCATCATCGCGGACGCAGCGGCCGAGGGCCTCGTGCAGCGCCACCAGAAGCCCGAAGACGGCGCTGAGGTCGAGCCGCTCGCCGCTTGGGAAGCCGAACTGCTCGGACAGTCCGACGAGGCCAAGGCTGAAGAGCCCAAGGCCGACGAGGCAGCGCCCGCAGCTGAGACCGAGGTCGTCCTTCCGACCGAGGAGAACGACGCAGACGCCGTCGTCGCCGAGCACGAGGCAGCAGCCGACGAGACGCTCGTGCCCGTGCACGTCGAAGAGTCGGATGCAGCACTCGAAGCAGACATCGAAGCCGCGGCTACTCCCGAAGAGAAGAAGCCTGCAGCGAAGACCGCGGCCAAGCCCGCAGCCAAGAAGTAA
- the tsf gene encoding translation elongation factor Ts, with protein sequence MADFSLADLKTLRERLGTGMVDSKNALVEAGGDLEKATELLRLKGAKSNAKRSDRSTSEGLVAAKEGAGSTVIIELACETDFVAKSDKFVALGDKVIDAVSAAGATTLEEGLAAASGSQTVADLIGDEAAILGEKIELRRLAVVTGEKFSVYLHRTNKDLPPQVGVVLGFSGDDTDTARSVAQHISFADPQYLTSDQIPTETVENERRIVEEISRGEGKPEAALPKIIEGRVAAFFKQVSLLDQDYAIDNKKSVKTVLADAGLTVSGFARFKVGA encoded by the coding sequence ATGGCAGATTTCAGCCTCGCTGACCTCAAGACCCTGCGCGAGCGCCTCGGCACCGGCATGGTCGACAGCAAGAACGCCCTCGTCGAAGCCGGTGGCGACCTCGAGAAGGCAACCGAACTCCTGCGTCTCAAGGGTGCGAAGAGCAATGCAAAGCGCTCCGATCGCTCCACGAGCGAAGGCCTCGTCGCCGCGAAGGAGGGTGCCGGTTCCACCGTCATCATCGAGCTCGCGTGCGAGACCGACTTCGTGGCCAAGAGCGACAAGTTCGTCGCTCTCGGTGACAAGGTCATCGACGCCGTCTCCGCCGCTGGCGCGACGACGCTCGAAGAGGGCCTCGCAGCCGCATCAGGAAGCCAGACCGTCGCCGACCTCATCGGTGACGAAGCTGCAATCCTCGGCGAGAAGATCGAACTGCGTCGTCTCGCAGTCGTGACCGGCGAGAAGTTCTCGGTCTACCTGCACCGCACCAACAAGGACCTGCCTCCGCAGGTCGGCGTTGTGCTCGGCTTCTCGGGCGATGACACGGACACCGCTCGCAGCGTTGCCCAGCACATCTCCTTCGCCGACCCGCAGTACCTCACGAGCGACCAGATCCCCACGGAGACCGTGGAGAACGAGCGTCGCATCGTCGAGGAGATCAGCCGCGGAGAGGGCAAGCCCGAGGCTGCCCTGCCGAAGATCATCGAGGGACGCGTCGCAGCGTTCTTCAAGCAGGTCTCGCTGCTCGACCAGGACTACGCGATCGACAACAAGAAGTCGGTCAAGACCGTCCTCGCGGACGCTGGCCTCACCGTGAGCGGCTTCGCTCGCTTCAAGGTCGGCGCCTAG
- a CDS encoding alpha/beta fold hydrolase, whose translation MNILLIPGLWLDGDSWGDVIPPLEAAGHTVHPMTLPGMESVASDRSAIGLRDHVNAVIERVDAIGAPVVLVGHSGGGAIIHAVVDARPESVTRAIYVDSQPIGHGGLINDELPVEGGEIPLPDWSVFEEPDLVDLTDELREHFRQIAIPSPKGVAFDKQVLSDPRRYDVPITVICCEFHPDQLQGWIDAGYADELKAITTVETVYLPTGHWPQFTKPAELAQTILAALAT comes from the coding sequence ATGAACATCCTTCTCATCCCCGGACTCTGGCTTGACGGCGACTCCTGGGGCGACGTGATCCCCCCTCTCGAGGCGGCCGGGCACACCGTGCATCCAATGACCCTTCCCGGAATGGAATCCGTCGCGTCCGACCGGTCGGCTATCGGCCTCCGTGATCACGTGAACGCAGTGATCGAGCGGGTCGACGCGATCGGCGCTCCGGTCGTGCTCGTCGGTCACAGCGGCGGCGGCGCCATCATCCATGCGGTGGTGGATGCCCGTCCCGAGTCGGTCACGCGAGCCATCTATGTCGACAGCCAGCCGATCGGCCACGGCGGCCTGATCAACGACGAGCTGCCGGTCGAGGGTGGCGAGATCCCGCTGCCCGACTGGTCCGTCTTCGAAGAACCGGATCTGGTGGACCTCACCGACGAGTTGCGCGAGCACTTCCGCCAGATCGCCATCCCGTCTCCAAAGGGTGTCGCCTTCGACAAGCAGGTGCTCAGCGACCCGCGTCGCTACGACGTGCCGATCACGGTGATCTGCTGCGAGTTCCACCCCGACCAGCTGCAGGGCTGGATCGACGCGGGCTACGCCGACGAGCTGAAGGCCATCACGACCGTCGAGACGGTCTACCTGCCGACCGGGCACTGGCCGCAGTTCACGAAGCCGGCTGAGCTCGCGCAAACGATTCTGGCCGCCCTCGCGACCTAG
- the pyrH gene encoding UMP kinase codes for MSERKRRVLLKLSGEAFGGGQLGVNPDVVAGLAKEIAEASADTEIAIVVGGGNFFRGAELSQRGMDRGRADYMGMLGTVMNALALQDFLEQAGAATRVQSAISMTQVAEPYIPRRAERHLEKGRVVIFGAGAGLPYFSTDTVAAQRALEIDAQVVLVAKNGVDGVYDSDPRTNAAAQKIDAITYQEALVQGLKVVDSTAFSLCMDNGMPMVVFGMQPAGNLTKAIRGDRIGTLVSRD; via the coding sequence ATGTCAGAACGCAAACGCCGGGTACTTCTCAAGCTTTCCGGTGAAGCGTTCGGCGGTGGACAGCTCGGGGTGAACCCCGACGTCGTCGCCGGTCTCGCCAAGGAGATCGCCGAGGCGTCGGCCGACACCGAGATTGCGATCGTCGTCGGCGGTGGCAACTTCTTCCGCGGCGCCGAGCTCAGCCAGCGCGGCATGGACCGCGGCCGCGCCGACTATATGGGCATGCTCGGCACCGTGATGAACGCTCTCGCGCTGCAGGACTTCCTCGAGCAGGCGGGTGCCGCGACGCGGGTGCAGTCCGCGATCTCGATGACGCAGGTCGCCGAGCCGTACATCCCGCGCCGCGCAGAGCGCCACCTCGAGAAGGGTCGCGTCGTCATCTTCGGTGCCGGAGCTGGCCTGCCGTATTTCTCCACTGACACCGTCGCCGCGCAGCGTGCCCTCGAGATCGACGCCCAGGTCGTGCTCGTCGCCAAGAACGGCGTCGACGGCGTCTACGACTCCGACCCGCGCACCAACGCCGCCGCCCAGAAGATCGACGCCATCACCTACCAGGAGGCGCTCGTTCAGGGTCTCAAGGTCGTCGACTCCACGGCCTTCAGCCTGTGCATGGACAACGGCATGCCGATGGTCGTGTTCGGGATGCAGCCCGCGGGCAACCTGACCAAGGCGATCCGGGGGGACCGCATCGGCACCCTCGTGAGCCGGGACTGA
- the frr gene encoding ribosome recycling factor gives MISDVLAEAKDKMNKAVEVAKDDFGTVRTGRANPLLFQKILVDYYGSPTPLAQLASLNNPEARTLIVTPFDKTALKEIEKAIVAAPNLGANVGNDGEIVRVTLPELTEERRRDFVKLVRDKGEQAKVALRNIRRKAKDDLDALKEVGEDEIARAEKDLEAATKSHVDAIDDALKRKEAELLEV, from the coding sequence GTGATTAGCGATGTGCTGGCAGAGGCCAAAGACAAGATGAACAAGGCCGTCGAGGTCGCCAAAGACGACTTCGGTACAGTGCGCACCGGTCGGGCGAACCCGCTGCTGTTCCAGAAGATCCTGGTGGACTACTACGGAAGCCCGACGCCGCTCGCCCAGCTCGCCTCGCTGAACAACCCCGAGGCCCGCACGCTGATCGTCACGCCCTTCGACAAGACGGCCCTCAAGGAGATCGAGAAGGCCATCGTCGCCGCTCCGAACCTGGGTGCGAACGTCGGCAACGACGGGGAGATCGTGCGCGTCACGCTGCCCGAGCTCACCGAAGAACGCCGCCGTGACTTCGTCAAGCTCGTGCGCGACAAGGGCGAGCAGGCCAAGGTTGCGCTGCGCAACATCCGTCGCAAGGCCAAGGACGACCTCGACGCCCTCAAGGAGGTCGGCGAAGACGAGATCGCCCGCGCCGAGAAGGATCTCGAGGCAGCGACGAAGAGCCACGTCGACGCGATCGATGACGCCCTGAAGCGCAAAGAAGCAGAGCTCCTCGAGGTCTGA
- a CDS encoding phosphatidate cytidylyltransferase, producing the protein MSDDAGATPSKSKKHGHTRAEIEATVADIEAQVRATNDKINARSGRNLSMAVLVGVALGVALLVSLIFIKELFMLFAAGLIVFTAFELASALRFAGRDVPRIPIIIVAVAIVPTAFYWGAPGQWLGLLAGVALVSVWRIVESAVPSRRPATVRELGRDLAAGAFVLAYVVFLASFAVLLTAQEGGQWWTLAFLLVVISIDTGAYVTGLNFGKHKMAPIISPKKTWEGFAGSVAAALIAGVLLAIFMLQAEWWVGIVLGLSMVVTATFGDLGESLIKRDLGIKDISTWLPGHGGFLDRLDSVLPSAAAAYALYLIFS; encoded by the coding sequence ATGTCGGATGACGCGGGCGCGACCCCATCGAAGTCGAAGAAGCACGGCCACACTCGCGCTGAGATAGAAGCGACCGTCGCCGATATCGAAGCACAGGTGCGTGCGACGAACGACAAGATCAACGCGCGCTCTGGTCGCAACCTGTCGATGGCGGTGCTCGTGGGCGTCGCCCTCGGCGTCGCGCTGCTCGTCAGCCTGATCTTCATCAAAGAGTTGTTTATGCTCTTTGCCGCTGGGCTCATCGTCTTCACGGCGTTCGAGCTCGCGAGCGCGCTCCGCTTCGCGGGGCGTGACGTGCCGCGCATCCCGATCATCATCGTCGCGGTGGCGATCGTGCCGACGGCCTTTTACTGGGGCGCTCCCGGCCAGTGGCTGGGCCTGCTCGCGGGCGTCGCGCTCGTGAGCGTGTGGCGCATCGTCGAATCCGCGGTTCCCTCGCGTCGCCCCGCGACGGTTCGGGAGCTGGGTAGGGACCTCGCCGCCGGCGCCTTCGTGCTGGCCTACGTCGTCTTCCTCGCGAGCTTCGCGGTGCTGCTCACGGCGCAGGAGGGCGGCCAATGGTGGACGCTCGCATTCCTGCTCGTCGTGATCTCCATCGACACCGGCGCCTACGTGACGGGCCTCAATTTCGGCAAGCACAAGATGGCGCCGATCATCAGCCCCAAGAAGACCTGGGAGGGTTTCGCGGGTTCCGTCGCCGCAGCCCTCATCGCCGGTGTGCTGCTCGCGATCTTCATGCTGCAGGCCGAGTGGTGGGTGGGCATCGTGCTCGGTCTCTCGATGGTCGTCACGGCGACGTTCGGCGACCTCGGCGAATCCCTCATCAAACGCGATCTCGGCATCAAGGACATCAGCACCTGGCTTCCCGGCCACGGCGGTTTCCTCGACCGGCTTGACTCGGTGCTACCGTCGGCCGCGGCCGCGTATGCGCTGTACCTCATCTTCAGTTAG
- a CDS encoding DivIVA domain-containing protein, translating to MSTTFPRTRKSRRGYNVDEVEDFLEDARRAYSAENGVAVVNSETIRTTAFTMQKGGYSTTHVDAALERLEDAFASRERDRAFAQGGDAAWYGTARSTAQVILDRLARPAGARFSRVGPLTRAYNVKEVDAFAGRLVDYFQHGKPMNVDEVRTVSFSATRRGYNETQVDLLLDSVITVMLAVR from the coding sequence GTGAGCACTACATTCCCCCGCACGCGCAAGTCGCGTCGCGGATACAACGTCGACGAGGTCGAAGACTTTCTTGAGGATGCCCGGCGCGCGTACTCCGCCGAGAACGGTGTCGCCGTGGTGAACTCCGAGACCATCCGCACCACAGCCTTCACGATGCAGAAGGGCGGCTACTCGACGACGCATGTGGATGCCGCACTCGAGCGCCTCGAAGACGCCTTCGCGAGCCGCGAGCGCGATCGCGCTTTCGCCCAGGGCGGCGACGCCGCCTGGTACGGAACAGCGCGCAGCACGGCCCAGGTCATACTTGATCGCCTCGCCCGTCCCGCCGGAGCCCGCTTCTCTCGCGTTGGCCCGCTCACCCGGGCCTACAACGTCAAAGAGGTCGACGCTTTCGCGGGTCGCCTCGTCGACTACTTCCAGCACGGCAAGCCGATGAATGTCGACGAGGTGCGCACCGTGTCGTTCTCGGCGACGCGCCGCGGGTATAACGAAACCCAGGTCGACCTGCTCCTCGACAGCGTGATCACCGTCATGCTGGCCGTGCGCTGA
- a CDS encoding transglycosylase SLT domain-containing protein translates to MQLPAARGVFYGRRIRNNKTLPIFAFLACLTFVLTPAIDPTASFAIAEEEPDMLDRGPAQSVTASDEAAQTFARDDFEISKIEPLVRAAPAMGVPDPGSAQEIALKMVTARGWGRDQFDCLVALWNKESHWNVYAHNVGSGAYGIPQAMPGSKMASVGADWQTNPATQITWGLGYIQGRYATPCGAWAKSQSSGWY, encoded by the coding sequence ATGCAGCTTCCCGCTGCCCGAGGAGTTTTTTATGGACGTCGCATCCGCAACAACAAGACGCTTCCGATCTTCGCCTTCCTCGCCTGCCTGACCTTCGTCCTTACGCCGGCAATCGATCCCACGGCATCGTTCGCGATTGCCGAGGAGGAGCCCGACATGCTCGACCGCGGCCCTGCCCAGAGCGTCACAGCATCTGATGAGGCCGCACAGACCTTCGCCCGCGACGACTTCGAGATTTCGAAGATCGAGCCGCTCGTGCGTGCAGCCCCGGCGATGGGCGTGCCCGATCCCGGTTCCGCGCAGGAGATCGCGCTGAAGATGGTCACAGCCAGGGGCTGGGGCCGGGACCAGTTCGACTGCCTGGTCGCACTGTGGAACAAGGAATCGCACTGGAACGTCTACGCGCACAACGTGGGCAGTGGCGCCTACGGTATTCCGCAGGCCATGCCGGGCAGCAAGATGGCCTCGGTCGGTGCCGACTGGCAGACCAACCCGGCGACGCAGATCACCTGGGGCCTCGGCTACATTCAGGGCCGCTACGCAACGCCCTGTGGCGCCTGGGCGAAGTC